CGTCGGGCCGAACGGCGCGGGCAAGACGACCACGATGCGCATCCTGACGACGCTGATCACGCCGACCTCCGGCACGGCGTCGGTGGCGGGTTATTCGGTGCTGCAAAACCAGCGTGAAGTCCGGCGCGCGATCGGCTACATGCCCGACTTCTTCGGTGTCTACGACGATATGAAGGTGTGGGAGTACCTCGACTTCTTCGCGGCGTGCTACGAGATCCCGGAGCGGGAGCGGCCCGCGCTGGTTAGCGACCTGCTGGCGTTGGTGGACCTGTCGCACCGGTCCGACGATATGGTCGAGAAGCTCAGCCGGGGCATGAAGCAGCGGCTGAGTCTGGCGCGCACGTTGGCACATGACCCGGAAGTGCTGATCCTCGACGAACCTGCGTCGGGCCTCGATCCGCGCGCGCGCATCGAGATCCGCGAGCTGCTGGTCGAGATGGCGCGTATGGGCAAGACGATTTTCTTCTCGTCGCACATCCTGGCCGATGTGGCCGAGATCTGCACGCACCTGGGCATCATCGAGGGCGGGCAGATGGTGGCGCAGGGCACCGTGTCGGAGATCCGTCAGCAGCTCATGCCTGCGCGCGAGATCATTATTACACTGCTCAACCGCATCGACGAAGCCAAAGCGACGCTGGCGACCGTCGAAGGTGTGGCCGGCGTGGTCGACCTGCCGACCGAGCAGGGACGCGGACGGGTACGCGTCGAGTTCACCGGCACCGACGAGGCGGTCAGCGATCTGCTGCTGGCCCTGTCGAGCCGGGGGATCCCGGTGGTGAGCTTCTCCGAAGAGACACGCGACCTCGAGTCGGTCTTCATGCGCGCGACGAAAGGCATCGTCTCGTGACCTCTGACCTGAACGCACCCCCGGCTTCGCCGCCACGTTCTCGCGCGCTGAGCGGCCTGCGCGACAACCCGGTGATTCTCAAGGAGCTGCGGGGCCGGATGCGCGGCGCGCGCGCGTTCGTCGTGCTGACGATTTATCTGCTGCTGTTGGGGGCATTCACCTCGCTGATTTACGTGGCCGTGTCCGAGTCGGCGCTGACGGTCGGCGCGCAGGTCAACGTCGGTGAGATCGGGCGCACGCTGTTCACGGGCGTGGTAGGGATCGAGATGATGCTGGTAGCGTTCATCGCCCCGGCCTTCACGGCGGGCGCGATCAGTGGCGAGCGTGAGCACCAGACGTACGACCTGCTGCGCACCACGCTGCTGTCGCCGTCACGCTTAGTGCTGGGCAAGCTGCTCTCTGCGCTGCTGTACGTGCTGCTGTTGCTGCTGGCGGCGATCCCGCTGCAAAGCATCGCGTTTTTCTTCGGCGGCGTGGCCGAAACCGAGGTATTCCTTGCATTCCTGATCCTGTTCGTGACGGCGCTGCTGTTCTGCACGATGGGCATTTACTTCTCGTCACGCACCAAGCGCACCATGTCGGCCAGCGTGCTGACCTATGCCGTGGCAACCTTCGTGACGTTTGGCCTG
This sequence is a window from Aggregatilinea lenta. Protein-coding genes within it:
- a CDS encoding ABC transporter ATP-binding protein, with product MTVAEGTAGDIIIETDNLVKVYGKLTAVNGVSLRVPRGAIYGFVGPNGAGKTTTMRILTTLITPTSGTASVAGYSVLQNQREVRRAIGYMPDFFGVYDDMKVWEYLDFFAACYEIPERERPALVSDLLALVDLSHRSDDMVEKLSRGMKQRLSLARTLAHDPEVLILDEPASGLDPRARIEIRELLVEMARMGKTIFFSSHILADVAEICTHLGIIEGGQMVAQGTVSEIRQQLMPAREIIITLLNRIDEAKATLATVEGVAGVVDLPTEQGRGRVRVEFTGTDEAVSDLLLALSSRGIPVVSFSEETRDLESVFMRATKGIVS
- a CDS encoding ABC transporter permease translates to MTSDLNAPPASPPRSRALSGLRDNPVILKELRGRMRGARAFVVLTIYLLLLGAFTSLIYVAVSESALTVGAQVNVGEIGRTLFTGVVGIEMMLVAFIAPAFTAGAISGEREHQTYDLLRTTLLSPSRLVLGKLLSALLYVLLLLLAAIPLQSIAFFFGGVAETEVFLAFLILFVTALLFCTMGIYFSSRTKRTMSASVLTYAVATFVTFGLPLILGSIVLVLGIASASGTSSTNEVWLFYFFGALLCINPAATAVLTQYVLLNEHTVGVFSYTMGNGQVIPLISPWIPFTLIYLGLTVLFFILSVRRVRMTER